A region of the Neomicrococcus lactis genome:
GTAGGCCGGCACAAAGACGAAGTTAGTGGCGAATGCGCCAGGTCCTTCGTTGATGCAGTGGCCAGCGGTGGAGACCGTGGATCCGTTGGATGAGGTCACGGAGTTGCCAGAGCAGACGTAGTTGGCGCCGCCCAGGGTGAAGAACACCTTGCCGATGTGCCTGACGGGGTTTTCGCTCACTGCGCTGCTTGAGGAGCTGGCCTTGCGGTCTGTTGAGGCAAACTTCGTAGGCGTTCCGGACGCGTTGAATTTGTCGACTGCACCCTTCTGGAGCATCTGTGCGACGTCGTTCAAACTGCGCTGAACAGCGGTGGAGCCCGCTTTCAAGGTGAGGACGTCGCCTGGGATCGCACTCTTCATGCGATCTGCCGTCCAGTAAGAGGATGCAGCCTTCGCTTCGGAAGCGGAAATGTGGTGAGACTCTACAGAAGCCGCGCTTCGCGCCTTGGTGAGCTGCGCCGTCGTAGTATCAGCGCCAGCTGCCGTGGGAATGAAAGCAGCGGTAACCGCAAGAGACAAGGACGCGGTAACGGTAGCGCCCCAGTGCATTTTTCTCATCTCTATACCCTTCGTTGATCGGCCCGAGTGATTCGGTCTCGATGCATCGAAGCTACCGTTCAGTAAACGCTTCACGAATAGACAAATGGCTAAACTTTTGGGGCGAATTTATGAAATTTCTAGAGGCACCGCAAAGTG
Encoded here:
- a CDS encoding trypsin-like serine peptidase, coding for MRKMHWGATVTASLSLAVTAAFIPTAAGADTTTAQLTKARSAASVESHHISASEAKAASSYWTADRMKSAIPGDVLTLKAGSTAVQRSLNDVAQMLQKGAVDKFNASGTPTKFASTDRKASSSSSAVSENPVRHIGKVFFTLGGANYVCSGNSVTSSNGSTVSTAGHCINEGPGAFATNFVFVPAYKNGAAPYGKWTARTLVAPTQWSSQGDMQYDTGFAVVNTLSGKTLSQAVGASGVQFNASRGQTYKSFGYPAARPFNGETLYSCTGKASNDPYNPAFNSQGIPCNMTGGSSGGPWFLGTSSSGYQNSVNSYGYGSKSTVMYGPYWGSVIQSAYQDAAVR